In a single window of the Rhopalosiphum padi isolate XX-2018 chromosome 1, ASM2088224v1, whole genome shotgun sequence genome:
- the LOC132918179 gene encoding homeobox protein cut isoform X3, with amino-acid sequence MDVQAMQSMDWLFKKERIYLLAQFWQQRATLAEKEVTTLKEQLTNNKAQDTNVMTMATPLSNHVESTEDQNKTPAELELSAKEKEISQLVEDVRRLQSSIGKLQDHTAKEIARLEEELHDKRQHIMRLEARLDAQRDYEEVKRQLCVLKAVECSDDRNNKSPNNNKSENTQSTSPQQQRSSCSPVPEIQNKEKSPGLESIKTPPPSTSPAPTSPSIMVQPTRSASRSGTPCKSPTSESNSSPRLNNSSPHNNNNNPSQLNNNNNNNNNIPAGLINGLCGLNVGLNNNILGPAGALGFDLIKSPFDHRSPYRFGDGDCTMVGRFGESLIPKGDPMEARLQEMLRYNMDKYSTQNLDTLHIARRVRELLSIHNVGQRLFAKYILGLSQGTVSELLSKPKPWDKLTEKGRDSYRKMHAWACDENAVMLLKSLIPKKGKDSGIPTVLGRTENDVTDERIVHILNEASQMMKPNQQQDDTQSNDESTSPNQLIRSTSPSRQRPKEDIPQEQVARLYQEELSKIMGKRLEDSMRSGEQPFAGWLFPHFFGNHTGNHDDIRTALDAYHRELSKLQNCPQSQLSGLLALQQQAAVAAMSNNNNNNNNNTIQGTGMAQDLSLPKDRKDIYPFVQRKDFAVKVNGTEVSDKESETVAEAMKQAGSAFSLVRPKTEQSGTSSVGSSASSPLGNNILPPEDFGQSAAVSPLQRMASITNALISQPATPHHHSPSQRPLKAVLPPITQQQFDQFNNLNTEEIVRKVKEQLSQFSISQRLFGESVLGLSQGSVSDLLARPKPWHMLTQKGREPFIRMKMFLEDDKAVHKLVASQYKIAPEKLMRTGGYGGSSPMNQNLVKSTHTFGGKMTPSPLDLLKVSGDVDRQTPHHHILTSMCNTSTTMSEDSDMASSLQSPSNHHIQLQSPGGHHHATSSTASSLISTGSQLASMIVTENKLKASPIPNNGIPQNLMLQHVAAAFQNTGTRHPPAVVPSVYEMAALTQDLDTQTITTKIKEALLANNIGQKIFGEAVLGLSQGSVSELLSKPKPWHMLSIKGREPFIRMQLWLSDQHNVERLQAIKSERRELNKRRRGSGQQDNGSDTSSNDTSDFYHSGTSSPPSAAKKQRVLFSDEQKEALKLAFALDQYPSVGTIEFLASELNLATRTITNWFHNHRMRIKQQSPHSDSQQQQSQTGPGFDPIQFKILLSHRLGFGGLPIPFNAGNPYLQHGADLSSFMPMFTSSSSATVDEQMSGLDLSVKHEVDTDFDDEDSRSEESEPREEIPAVPVVGSSRRKPAAPQWVNPDWLQSEQKQQQQQSEVIINGVCVMQAADGCAERRRSETIRVEPSDVNDEDKSGRSTPSEASSLKQESDGEHEQEAISVKEEKSWNNEF; translated from the exons atttcacaATTGGTGGAGGATGTACGCAGACTGCAATCTAGTATCGGTAAACTACAAGATCATACAGCAAAAGAGATTGCCAGACTTGAGGAAGAGTTACATGACAAAAGACAACACATTATGAGACTTGAAGCCAGATTGGACGCTCAGAGAGACTACGAAGAAGTTAAACGACAGCTATG tgtACTGAAGGCCGTTGAATGTTCAGACGACCGTAATAACAAGTCACCAAACAACAACAAATCTGAAAATACACAAAGCACATCGCCTCAACAACAGAGATCGTCTTGCAGTCCTGTGCCTGAAATTCAAA acaaGGAAAAGTCACCTGGTCTAGAATCAATCAAAACACCACCTCCGAGCACGTCTCCAGCACCTACTTCACCATCTATCATGGTTCAACCTACGCGATCTGCTAGTAGGTCCGGAACACCATGTAAATCACCAACAAGTGAATCAAACAGTTCACCACGACTTAACAATAGTTCTCcacacaacaataacaataacccATCTCAGttgaacaacaataacaacaacaacaacaatatccCTGCAGGCCTCATAAACGGTCTCTGTGGTCTTAATGTTGGTctcaacaataacattttaggACCTGCTGGTGCTTTAGGCTTTGACTTGATAAAGTCGCCTTTTGATCACAGGTCTCCTTATCGATTTGGAGATGGTGATTGTACAATGGTTGGACGTTTTGGTGAATCACTTATACCGAAAGGTGATCCTATGGAAGCTAGACTCCAAGAAATGCTTag gtataatatggaCAAATATTCTACCCAAAACTTGGATACATTGCATATAGCTCGTCGCGTACGTGAACTACTATCCATCCATAACGTGGGCCAAAGGTTGTTTGCCAAATATATTCTCGGACTTTCCCAAGGGACCGTCAGTGAATTGCTGTCAAAACCTAAGCCGTGGGACAAGCTGACCGAAAAGGGACGTGATAGCTATAGGAAAATGCATGCGTGGGCATGTGACGAGAACGCGGTTATGCTACTCAAGTCGTTGATACCGAAAAAAG GTAAAGACTCTGGCATACCAACGGTATTGGGAAGAACTGAAAATGACGTCACCGATGAAAGAATTGTACACATATTAAATGAAGCGAGTCAAATGATGAAACCTAATCAACAGCAAGACGATACTCAAAGCAATGATGAAAGCACTTCACCAAatcaattaatt AGGAGCACTTCTCCGTCCAGACAAAGACCCAAAGAAGATATACCACAAGAACAAGTGGCCCGACTGTATCAAGAAGAGCTATCTAAAATCATGGGCAAACGTTTGGAAGATTCTATGAGAAGCGGTGAACAGCCATTTGCGGG ttggcTATTCCCTCATTTCTTCGGAAATCATACCGGCAACCACGATGATATTCGAACTGCATTAGATGCTTATCACCGAGAATTATCAAAGTTACAAAACTGCCCACAGAGCCAATTGTCAGGATTATTAGCTCTTCAACAACAAGCTGCCGTTGCAGCAATGtcgaacaacaacaacaataacaataataataccatacaaGGAACCGGTATGGCTCAAGACTTGTCTTTACCAAAAGACAGAAAAGATATTTACCCGTTTGTTCAACGAAAAGATTTTGCTGTTAAAGTAAATGGGACTGAGGTTTCAGACAAAGAGTCTGAAACTGTAGCAGAAGCAATGAAACAAGCCGGAAGTGCTTTTTCGCTTGTACGACCTAAAACTGAACAAA GTGGTACATCTTCTGTAGGAAGCTCAGCCAGCTCAccattaggtaataatattttacctccAGAGGATTTCGGTCAATCGGCTGCAGTCAGTCCACTCCAAAGAATGGCTTCAATTACAAATGCTTTAATTTCTCAGCCCGCTACTCCACATCATCATTCTCCTTCCCAGAGACCTCTGAAAGCTGTATTACCACCAATTACTCAACAACAATTTGACCAATTTAACAATTTGAATACTGAAGAAATTGTGAGGAAAGTCAAAGAGCAACTTAGTCAATTTTCAATCAGTCAGAGATTATTTGGAGAATCTGTATTGGGTCTTTCGCAAGGAAGTGTGTCCGATCTCTTGGCTAGACCAAAACCATGGCATATGTTGACTCAAAAAGGAAGAGAACCTTTTATTCGAATGAAAATGTTCTTGGAGGATGATAAAGCTGTACATAAACTAGTTGCTTCTCAATATAAAATTGCACCAGAGAAGCTTATGCGAACTGGAGGCTATGGCGGATCAAgtc cTATGAATCAAAATTTAGTAAAGTCAACACACACTTTTGGTGGTAAAATGACCCCTTCACCTCTCGATCTCTTAAAAGTTAGTGGAGATGTGGATCGTCAAACACCACATCATCATATACTTACCTCAATGTGCAACACGTCTACAACAATGTCAGAAGACTCTGATATGGCGTCTTCACTGCAATCACCGAGTAACCATCATATTCAACTTCAGTCTCCAGGTGGACATCACCACGCAACTTCATCTACTGCTTCGTCATTAATATCCACGGGTAGTCAACTTGCATCTATGATAGTCACTGAAAATAAACTTAAAGCAAGCCCGATACCAAATAACGGGATTCCGCAAAATCTTATGTTGCAACACGTGGCTGCAGCTTTCCAAAATACGGGTACACGTCACCCACCAGCAGTTGTACCATCAGTTTATGAGATGGCTGCTCTAACGCAAGATCTTGACACACAGACAATTACTACTAAAATCAAAGAAGCACTCCTCGCTAATAATATTGgacaaaaa ATTTTCGGTGAAGCTGTACTGGGACTCTCTCAAGGATCAGTTAGTGAATTGCTATCAAAGCCTAAGCCATGGCATATGCTGAGCATTAAAGGCCGTGAACCATTCATTCGAATGCAACTTTGGCTATCTGATCAACATAATGTGGAAAGATTGCAAGCGATTAAAAGTGAACGGAGGGAGTTGAACAAAAGAAGACGAGGATCTGGCCAACAAGACAATGGAAGTGATACATCTTCGAATGACACTTCAGACTTTTATCACAGTGGCACTAGTAGTCCTCCATCCGCCGCAAAAAAACAACGA GTTCTGTTTTCCGATGAACAAAAAGAAGCATTGAAACTAGCGTTTGCCCTTGATCAATACCCAAGTGTGGGTACAATTGAGTTTCTTGCATCGGAATTAAACTTAGCAACTAGGACAATAACAAACTGGTTCCACAACCATAGAATGAGGATCAAGCAACAATCGCCTCATTCTGATTCACAGCAACAACAATCACAAACTGGTCCTGGATTTGAcccaattcaatttaaaattctcTTGAGCCATCGACTAGGTTTTGGTGGCCTTCCAATACCGTTTAATGCAGGAAACCCTTATTTACAACATGGCGCCGATCTGTCTTCCTTCATGCCAATGTTTACGTCGTCTTCTTCGGCCACTGTAGATGAGCAAATGTCCGGATTGGATTTGAGTGTGAAACATGAAGTAGACACTGACTTTGATGACGAAGATAGCCGGTCGGAAGAGTCGGAACCTCGAGAAGAAATCCCGGCCGTACCCGTAGTCGGAAGTTCTCGCAGAAAACCAGCTGCTCCACAATGGGTAAACCCGGATTGGTTGCAATCTGAACAGAagcaacaacagcagcaatCCGAAGTAATTATAAATGGCGTTTGCGTAATGCAAGCGGCCGATGGCTGCGCTGAAAGAAGAAGGTCTGAGACCATTCGAGTAGAACCGTCGGATGTCAACGACGAAGACAAGTCTGGTAGATCTACACCATCGGAAGCCAGTTCCTTAAAACAAGAATCAGATGGTGAACACGAACAGGAAGCTATCAGTGTTAAAGAAGAAAAATCGTGGAACAACGAATTTTAG
- the LOC132918179 gene encoding homeobox protein cut isoform X1, producing the protein MDVQAMQSMDWLFKKERIYLLAQFWQQRATLAEKEVTTLKEQLTNNKAQDTNVMTMATPLSNHVESTEDQNKTPAELELSAKEKEISQLVEDVRRLQSSIGKLQDHTAKEIARLEEELHDKRQHIMRLEARLDAQRDYEEVKRQLCVLKAVECSDDRNNKSPNNNKSENTQSTSPQQQRSSCSPVPEIQNDFSVPVAPPPPGLQNVEQFGPILGEEIVANWRRSLECNKYEQKKVYTSPNRHETTDKEKSPGLESIKTPPPSTSPAPTSPSIMVQPTRSASRSGTPCKSPTSESNSSPRLNNSSPHNNNNNPSQLNNNNNNNNNIPAGLINGLCGLNVGLNNNILGPAGALGFDLIKSPFDHRSPYRFGDGDCTMVGRFGESLIPKGDPMEARLQEMLRYNMDKYSTQNLDTLHIARRVRELLSIHNVGQRLFAKYILGLSQGTVSELLSKPKPWDKLTEKGRDSYRKMHAWACDENAVMLLKSLIPKKGKDSGIPTVLGRTENDVTDERIVHILNEASQMMKPNQQQDDTQSNDESTSPNQLIRSTSPSRQRPKEDIPQEQVARLYQEELSKIMGKRLEDSMRSGEQPFAGWLFPHFFGNHTGNHDDIRTALDAYHRELSKLQNCPQSQLSGLLALQQQAAVAAMSNNNNNNNNNTIQGTGMAQDLSLPKDRKDIYPFVQRKDFAVKVNGTEVSDKESETVAEAMKQAGSAFSLVRPKTEQSGTSSVGSSASSPLGNNILPPEDFGQSAAVSPLQRMASITNALISQPATPHHHSPSQRPLKAVLPPITQQQFDQFNNLNTEEIVRKVKEQLSQFSISQRLFGESVLGLSQGSVSDLLARPKPWHMLTQKGREPFIRMKMFLEDDKAVHKLVASQYKIAPEKLMRTGGYGGSSPMNQNLVKSTHTFGGKMTPSPLDLLKVSGDVDRQTPHHHILTSMCNTSTTMSEDSDMASSLQSPSNHHIQLQSPGGHHHATSSTASSLISTGSQLASMIVTENKLKASPIPNNGIPQNLMLQHVAAAFQNTGTRHPPAVVPSVYEMAALTQDLDTQTITTKIKEALLANNIGQKIFGEAVLGLSQGSVSELLSKPKPWHMLSIKGREPFIRMQLWLSDQHNVERLQAIKSERRELNKRRRGSGQQDNGSDTSSNDTSDFYHSGTSSPPSAAKKQRVLFSDEQKEALKLAFALDQYPSVGTIEFLASELNLATRTITNWFHNHRMRIKQQSPHSDSQQQQSQTGPGFDPIQFKILLSHRLGFGGLPIPFNAGNPYLQHGADLSSFMPMFTSSSSATVDEQMSGLDLSVKHEVDTDFDDEDSRSEESEPREEIPAVPVVGSSRRKPAAPQWVNPDWLQSEQKQQQQQSEVIINGVCVMQAADGCAERRRSETIRVEPSDVNDEDKSGRSTPSEASSLKQESDGEHEQEAISVKEEKSWNNEF; encoded by the exons atttcacaATTGGTGGAGGATGTACGCAGACTGCAATCTAGTATCGGTAAACTACAAGATCATACAGCAAAAGAGATTGCCAGACTTGAGGAAGAGTTACATGACAAAAGACAACACATTATGAGACTTGAAGCCAGATTGGACGCTCAGAGAGACTACGAAGAAGTTAAACGACAGCTATG tgtACTGAAGGCCGTTGAATGTTCAGACGACCGTAATAACAAGTCACCAAACAACAACAAATCTGAAAATACACAAAGCACATCGCCTCAACAACAGAGATCGTCTTGCAGTCCTGTGCCTGAAATTCAAA ATGATTTTTCAGTTCCGGTGGCCCCACCCCCTCCCGGGCTACAAAACGTCGAACAGTTTGGCCCGATACTCGGCGAAGAGATCGTGGCCAACTGGCGAAGATCCCTCGAATGCAATAAATATGAACAAAAGAAAGTCTATACTTCTCCAAACCGACATGAAACTACCG acaaGGAAAAGTCACCTGGTCTAGAATCAATCAAAACACCACCTCCGAGCACGTCTCCAGCACCTACTTCACCATCTATCATGGTTCAACCTACGCGATCTGCTAGTAGGTCCGGAACACCATGTAAATCACCAACAAGTGAATCAAACAGTTCACCACGACTTAACAATAGTTCTCcacacaacaataacaataacccATCTCAGttgaacaacaataacaacaacaacaacaatatccCTGCAGGCCTCATAAACGGTCTCTGTGGTCTTAATGTTGGTctcaacaataacattttaggACCTGCTGGTGCTTTAGGCTTTGACTTGATAAAGTCGCCTTTTGATCACAGGTCTCCTTATCGATTTGGAGATGGTGATTGTACAATGGTTGGACGTTTTGGTGAATCACTTATACCGAAAGGTGATCCTATGGAAGCTAGACTCCAAGAAATGCTTag gtataatatggaCAAATATTCTACCCAAAACTTGGATACATTGCATATAGCTCGTCGCGTACGTGAACTACTATCCATCCATAACGTGGGCCAAAGGTTGTTTGCCAAATATATTCTCGGACTTTCCCAAGGGACCGTCAGTGAATTGCTGTCAAAACCTAAGCCGTGGGACAAGCTGACCGAAAAGGGACGTGATAGCTATAGGAAAATGCATGCGTGGGCATGTGACGAGAACGCGGTTATGCTACTCAAGTCGTTGATACCGAAAAAAG GTAAAGACTCTGGCATACCAACGGTATTGGGAAGAACTGAAAATGACGTCACCGATGAAAGAATTGTACACATATTAAATGAAGCGAGTCAAATGATGAAACCTAATCAACAGCAAGACGATACTCAAAGCAATGATGAAAGCACTTCACCAAatcaattaatt AGGAGCACTTCTCCGTCCAGACAAAGACCCAAAGAAGATATACCACAAGAACAAGTGGCCCGACTGTATCAAGAAGAGCTATCTAAAATCATGGGCAAACGTTTGGAAGATTCTATGAGAAGCGGTGAACAGCCATTTGCGGG ttggcTATTCCCTCATTTCTTCGGAAATCATACCGGCAACCACGATGATATTCGAACTGCATTAGATGCTTATCACCGAGAATTATCAAAGTTACAAAACTGCCCACAGAGCCAATTGTCAGGATTATTAGCTCTTCAACAACAAGCTGCCGTTGCAGCAATGtcgaacaacaacaacaataacaataataataccatacaaGGAACCGGTATGGCTCAAGACTTGTCTTTACCAAAAGACAGAAAAGATATTTACCCGTTTGTTCAACGAAAAGATTTTGCTGTTAAAGTAAATGGGACTGAGGTTTCAGACAAAGAGTCTGAAACTGTAGCAGAAGCAATGAAACAAGCCGGAAGTGCTTTTTCGCTTGTACGACCTAAAACTGAACAAA GTGGTACATCTTCTGTAGGAAGCTCAGCCAGCTCAccattaggtaataatattttacctccAGAGGATTTCGGTCAATCGGCTGCAGTCAGTCCACTCCAAAGAATGGCTTCAATTACAAATGCTTTAATTTCTCAGCCCGCTACTCCACATCATCATTCTCCTTCCCAGAGACCTCTGAAAGCTGTATTACCACCAATTACTCAACAACAATTTGACCAATTTAACAATTTGAATACTGAAGAAATTGTGAGGAAAGTCAAAGAGCAACTTAGTCAATTTTCAATCAGTCAGAGATTATTTGGAGAATCTGTATTGGGTCTTTCGCAAGGAAGTGTGTCCGATCTCTTGGCTAGACCAAAACCATGGCATATGTTGACTCAAAAAGGAAGAGAACCTTTTATTCGAATGAAAATGTTCTTGGAGGATGATAAAGCTGTACATAAACTAGTTGCTTCTCAATATAAAATTGCACCAGAGAAGCTTATGCGAACTGGAGGCTATGGCGGATCAAgtc cTATGAATCAAAATTTAGTAAAGTCAACACACACTTTTGGTGGTAAAATGACCCCTTCACCTCTCGATCTCTTAAAAGTTAGTGGAGATGTGGATCGTCAAACACCACATCATCATATACTTACCTCAATGTGCAACACGTCTACAACAATGTCAGAAGACTCTGATATGGCGTCTTCACTGCAATCACCGAGTAACCATCATATTCAACTTCAGTCTCCAGGTGGACATCACCACGCAACTTCATCTACTGCTTCGTCATTAATATCCACGGGTAGTCAACTTGCATCTATGATAGTCACTGAAAATAAACTTAAAGCAAGCCCGATACCAAATAACGGGATTCCGCAAAATCTTATGTTGCAACACGTGGCTGCAGCTTTCCAAAATACGGGTACACGTCACCCACCAGCAGTTGTACCATCAGTTTATGAGATGGCTGCTCTAACGCAAGATCTTGACACACAGACAATTACTACTAAAATCAAAGAAGCACTCCTCGCTAATAATATTGgacaaaaa ATTTTCGGTGAAGCTGTACTGGGACTCTCTCAAGGATCAGTTAGTGAATTGCTATCAAAGCCTAAGCCATGGCATATGCTGAGCATTAAAGGCCGTGAACCATTCATTCGAATGCAACTTTGGCTATCTGATCAACATAATGTGGAAAGATTGCAAGCGATTAAAAGTGAACGGAGGGAGTTGAACAAAAGAAGACGAGGATCTGGCCAACAAGACAATGGAAGTGATACATCTTCGAATGACACTTCAGACTTTTATCACAGTGGCACTAGTAGTCCTCCATCCGCCGCAAAAAAACAACGA GTTCTGTTTTCCGATGAACAAAAAGAAGCATTGAAACTAGCGTTTGCCCTTGATCAATACCCAAGTGTGGGTACAATTGAGTTTCTTGCATCGGAATTAAACTTAGCAACTAGGACAATAACAAACTGGTTCCACAACCATAGAATGAGGATCAAGCAACAATCGCCTCATTCTGATTCACAGCAACAACAATCACAAACTGGTCCTGGATTTGAcccaattcaatttaaaattctcTTGAGCCATCGACTAGGTTTTGGTGGCCTTCCAATACCGTTTAATGCAGGAAACCCTTATTTACAACATGGCGCCGATCTGTCTTCCTTCATGCCAATGTTTACGTCGTCTTCTTCGGCCACTGTAGATGAGCAAATGTCCGGATTGGATTTGAGTGTGAAACATGAAGTAGACACTGACTTTGATGACGAAGATAGCCGGTCGGAAGAGTCGGAACCTCGAGAAGAAATCCCGGCCGTACCCGTAGTCGGAAGTTCTCGCAGAAAACCAGCTGCTCCACAATGGGTAAACCCGGATTGGTTGCAATCTGAACAGAagcaacaacagcagcaatCCGAAGTAATTATAAATGGCGTTTGCGTAATGCAAGCGGCCGATGGCTGCGCTGAAAGAAGAAGGTCTGAGACCATTCGAGTAGAACCGTCGGATGTCAACGACGAAGACAAGTCTGGTAGATCTACACCATCGGAAGCCAGTTCCTTAAAACAAGAATCAGATGGTGAACACGAACAGGAAGCTATCAGTGTTAAAGAAGAAAAATCGTGGAACAACGAATTTTAG